A genomic segment from Vibrio panuliri encodes:
- a CDS encoding DUF748 domain-containing protein, whose amino-acid sequence MPSKFKQAVTKFKALPKPVRWGAYAAGGYLSYAALLGLLVPYVAKQQIPEQLSKLIERPVTLTDVKINPFTLQFNLHQFAILEQDQPFVRFEDADFQINFWQSLLNAEVAIEHIKLDKPYVNLKRLDNPDQVEFNFSDIIAAVAKNTATAEQPTEQSNDVTDSNAALFPVRILHTRLSDGQVEFVDGVSGTKLSYPSINLSLGEFFTQQIFDAQANRYQLTIKDSDSATISASGAMQLKPLKVVGNIDIEQIQLPRLWGFAADNFDAKLTSGTLSFSSNYRVEQTLGELPEQDTMSIATDSGRFSIEQVNFDGNGKSVVSLPSLSVSDIAANVNKQLVTLGTIESHGLNVAVSVDDSGVDLASLFTPKSLGQEADVKPEENNAESTSDSEQPWLVKLAGIDLKDYQLNVSEKLITAKANQWVVSPINLSTKQISSDFSQPIEFDLFASLNGKGNIGVQGQADISKQAVDADIDVEALKLSQFQPYIATAVNATLTSGELNTNTKLIAAADGKVKASGSAKVTHLSVRDNKLKKPFVKWRSLAVNKFDFDIEKSKLAIDTLTLSQPYARVVINKDRTTNLGDLVVQQPKSEQKGQANQKVKSQSQPFALSVRKVAFNNGSAFFADNSLTPNFSSGIEQLNGQVGHISSVPGTKASVDISGNIDRYAPVKIKGEINPLLEKPYLDLDVLFKSVELTTVNPYSGTYAGHYIDKGQLTLALNYQLENNQLKGSNHVVIDQLKLGQASESDLATDLPIELAIALLQDRDGVIDLGVDVSGDINDPDFSLGGVIWHTITNIITKAVTAPFSFIAGLADADDELNVIDFASGVSQLSTEQQEKLTTLGEALTSRPKLTLSVDGSVNAVEDSKALALIKFDQLLAAQAKTTAEQLPADLSATTVPIEGPLSDALQALYKNEFGQEAETVRDKIEQELDDNNEQYTDEDLDRRWHIALYNLTLNHQQVSEGELGKLAQQRAQAVKAYLVDVVKIDASRVFLLDSRFDIKQDASEVLLSLEAN is encoded by the coding sequence ATGCCAAGCAAATTTAAGCAAGCCGTGACAAAGTTTAAAGCTTTGCCGAAACCTGTTCGTTGGGGAGCCTATGCGGCGGGTGGCTATCTATCCTATGCCGCGCTACTTGGTCTATTAGTGCCATATGTTGCTAAGCAGCAAATACCCGAACAGTTAAGCAAACTGATTGAGCGTCCTGTAACATTGACTGACGTGAAGATTAATCCTTTCACTCTCCAATTTAACCTTCATCAGTTTGCGATCTTAGAGCAGGATCAGCCATTTGTTCGTTTTGAAGACGCTGATTTTCAGATTAACTTTTGGCAATCACTTCTAAATGCTGAAGTGGCGATCGAACATATCAAACTTGATAAACCGTATGTCAATCTCAAACGTCTCGATAACCCAGATCAAGTAGAGTTTAACTTCAGTGATATTATTGCGGCTGTGGCAAAAAACACCGCCACCGCTGAGCAACCAACAGAGCAATCAAACGACGTAACCGACAGCAACGCTGCGTTATTTCCCGTGCGTATTTTGCATACGCGTTTGAGCGATGGACAAGTCGAGTTTGTGGATGGCGTTTCAGGTACCAAGTTGAGCTACCCAAGCATCAATTTGTCGTTAGGCGAGTTTTTTACTCAGCAAATATTCGATGCGCAAGCGAACCGCTATCAACTTACCATCAAAGATTCGGATTCAGCGACAATATCAGCAAGCGGTGCGATGCAACTAAAACCATTAAAAGTGGTGGGTAATATTGATATTGAGCAGATTCAATTACCACGGCTATGGGGTTTTGCTGCCGATAACTTCGATGCCAAATTAACCTCTGGGACGTTAAGTTTCTCTTCCAACTATCGCGTTGAACAAACGTTAGGTGAGTTGCCAGAGCAAGATACGATGAGTATTGCTACTGATTCTGGTCGCTTTTCTATTGAACAAGTGAACTTTGATGGCAATGGTAAGTCAGTCGTCTCTTTGCCTAGTCTATCTGTCAGCGATATTGCCGCAAATGTGAATAAACAACTCGTCACGCTTGGCACTATCGAGTCACATGGTTTAAATGTTGCAGTATCGGTTGATGATAGTGGTGTGGACCTAGCGAGTTTATTCACGCCAAAATCTTTGGGGCAAGAGGCTGACGTAAAACCAGAGGAAAACAACGCGGAAAGCACAAGCGATAGCGAGCAGCCATGGTTGGTTAAACTGGCTGGGATTGACTTAAAAGACTACCAGCTAAATGTGTCAGAGAAGCTAATCACGGCAAAAGCCAATCAATGGGTCGTGAGTCCAATTAATCTTTCGACTAAGCAGATTTCGAGTGATTTTTCGCAACCGATAGAGTTCGATCTTTTTGCCTCACTAAATGGCAAGGGAAATATCGGCGTGCAAGGTCAAGCAGACATTAGTAAACAAGCGGTTGATGCGGATATTGATGTTGAAGCGTTGAAGTTATCGCAATTCCAGCCTTATATTGCTACTGCGGTTAATGCGACATTAACCAGCGGTGAACTCAATACCAACACTAAGTTGATTGCAGCAGCGGACGGCAAAGTAAAAGCGAGTGGTAGTGCAAAAGTTACTCATCTTTCAGTGCGCGATAACAAACTCAAAAAGCCTTTCGTTAAATGGCGTTCTCTTGCGGTTAATAAGTTTGACTTTGACATCGAGAAATCTAAGTTAGCCATCGACACGTTAACGCTCAGTCAGCCTTATGCGCGAGTGGTGATCAACAAAGATCGAACGACAAACTTGGGCGACTTAGTGGTGCAACAGCCAAAGAGTGAGCAAAAAGGGCAAGCCAACCAGAAAGTCAAATCGCAAAGTCAGCCATTTGCGTTAAGCGTGCGCAAAGTGGCGTTTAATAATGGCTCTGCGTTTTTCGCTGATAACTCATTAACGCCAAATTTCTCTTCGGGTATTGAGCAACTCAACGGACAGGTCGGTCATATTTCTAGCGTACCTGGTACCAAAGCATCGGTTGATATTAGTGGCAATATTGATCGTTATGCTCCGGTAAAAATCAAAGGGGAAATTAACCCTCTGTTGGAGAAACCGTATCTTGATTTGGATGTGCTGTTTAAGAGTGTTGAGTTAACTACGGTGAACCCTTATTCAGGTACATACGCGGGCCATTACATTGATAAAGGTCAGCTAACTTTGGCACTAAACTATCAACTTGAAAACAATCAGCTGAAAGGGTCAAACCATGTTGTGATTGACCAACTTAAGTTGGGTCAAGCGAGTGAAAGTGACCTTGCCACCGATCTGCCTATCGAGCTGGCGATTGCGCTGTTACAAGACCGAGATGGCGTGATTGATTTAGGGGTTGATGTTTCTGGTGATATTAACGATCCGGACTTTAGCCTTGGTGGTGTGATTTGGCATACCATTACTAACATCATTACCAAGGCCGTAACGGCACCATTTTCATTTATCGCTGGGCTAGCCGATGCGGATGACGAGCTGAATGTGATTGATTTTGCCTCTGGCGTGTCGCAACTGAGCACAGAGCAACAAGAGAAGTTGACGACACTCGGCGAAGCGCTAACGAGTCGTCCTAAGCTGACCTTGTCAGTGGATGGTTCAGTCAATGCCGTTGAAGACAGTAAAGCGCTTGCGCTGATTAAGTTTGATCAGCTTTTGGCTGCGCAAGCGAAAACAACGGCAGAACAGCTTCCGGCTGATTTGAGTGCGACGACGGTTCCTATTGAGGGGCCACTTTCTGACGCTCTTCAAGCACTTTATAAGAATGAGTTTGGTCAAGAAGCAGAGACGGTACGCGATAAAATCGAACAAGAGTTAGATGATAACAACGAGCAGTATACGGATGAGGATCTTGATCGACGTTGGCATATTGCGTTGTATAACTTAACTCTAAATCACCAACAGGTGTCTGAAGGCGAGTTGGGTAAGCTTGCTCAACAACGTGCTCAGGCAGTGAAAGCCTATTTAGTTGATGTGGTGAAAATCGATGCATCACGGGTCTTTTTGCTTGATAGCCGCTTTGATATTAAACAAGATGCTAGTGAAGTTCTTCTCTCGTTAGAAGCGAACTAG
- the nrdF gene encoding class 1b ribonucleoside-diphosphate reductase subunit beta yields the protein MITPPIDAPVKAINWNKLQDDKDLEIWNRLTVNFWLPEKVPLSNDIQTWKQLTDEEQTLTIRVFTGLTLLDTIQNSVGAPSLMPDARTQHEEAVLTNIAFMEAVHARSYSSVFSTLCTTPQIDEAFRWAEENPFLQQKAKLILQDYQANQNPLKKKVASVFLESFLFYSGFYLPMHWSSRAKLTNTADLIRLIIRDEAIHGYYIGYKFQQAYNELSVDEQTHIKDEAFALMFSLYEIECEYTETLYDNVGLTEDVKHFLHYNANKALMNLGFEPLFPDELCQVSPAIMAALSPNADENHDFFSGSGSSYVIGKAVATEDEDWDF from the coding sequence ATGATAACCCCACCAATTGACGCGCCAGTAAAAGCAATCAACTGGAACAAGCTCCAAGATGACAAAGATCTTGAGATATGGAACCGACTAACGGTCAATTTTTGGCTACCAGAGAAGGTGCCTTTATCAAATGATATACAAACTTGGAAGCAACTGACTGACGAGGAACAAACTCTGACCATTCGAGTTTTTACTGGACTCACTTTGCTAGACACGATTCAAAACTCTGTGGGAGCGCCTAGCTTAATGCCTGACGCTCGCACACAACATGAAGAAGCGGTACTGACCAATATCGCTTTTATGGAGGCTGTGCACGCACGTAGCTATTCTTCTGTCTTCTCAACCCTATGCACCACGCCACAAATTGATGAAGCATTTCGTTGGGCAGAAGAAAACCCGTTTTTACAACAAAAAGCCAAACTGATTCTGCAAGACTATCAAGCCAATCAAAACCCGCTGAAAAAGAAAGTGGCGAGTGTTTTTCTAGAAAGTTTTCTTTTTTATTCTGGGTTTTATCTACCGATGCATTGGTCCAGTCGCGCTAAACTGACCAATACCGCGGATCTGATTCGCCTCATCATCCGAGATGAAGCGATTCACGGTTACTATATCGGTTACAAATTTCAACAAGCCTACAACGAACTCTCAGTTGACGAGCAAACTCACATCAAAGACGAAGCGTTTGCGTTGATGTTTTCTTTGTATGAAATTGAGTGTGAGTACACGGAAACACTCTACGATAATGTTGGGCTCACTGAAGATGTAAAACACTTTCTGCATTACAACGCAAATAAAGCTCTGATGAACCTTGGCTTTGAACCTCTGTTCCCAGATGAGCTATGCCAAGTGAGCCCAGCGATTATGGCGGCGCTTTCACCCAATGCTGATGAAAACCACGATTTCTTTTCTGGATCCGGCTCATCCTATGTCATTGGTAAAGCGGTTGCGACAGAAGATGAAGACTGGGACTTCTGA
- the nrdE gene encoding class 1b ribonucleoside-diphosphate reductase subunit alpha codes for MDNQFPNQSLNYHELNAMLNLLNEHGEIQFDADRQAARQFFLQHVNQNTVFFHNLNEKLDYLVNEGYYDAHVLEQYSPEFITQIWDQAYGVKFRFRTFLGAYKFFTSYALKTRDGQRYLERFEDRVVMTALTLARGDETLAAQLMFEIIYQRFQPATPTFINAGKKSRGELISCFLLRIEDNMESIGRAINSSLQLSRRGGGVALLLSNLREQGAPIKGILNQSSGVIPVMKLLEDSFSYANQLGARQGAGAVYLNVHHPDIMQFLDTKRENADEKIRIKTLSLGVVIPDITLELAKQNKDMYLFSPHDVEKVYGKAFSEISITDQYHEMVDDPRIRKSKISARGLFQTLAEIQFESGYPYIMFEDTVNRANPIEGRINMSNLCSEILQVNDASQFNDDLSYAHLGRDISCNLGSINIAKAIDGGDVAHTIDVSVRALNAVSEMSQIDSVPSIRRGNDESHAIGLGQMNLHGFLARERIHYDSIEAIDFTQAYFSTVLFHCLVTSNRLAKEKQSSFSGFDRSTYATGEFFQKYLEQSYQPTTDKVASLLDKFGLTVPNQDDWATLKQQVMLDGLYNRNLQAIPPTGSISYINDATASIHPVTSKVEIRKEGKIGRVYFPAPYLDNSNLDYYRDAYEIGPNAIIDVYAAATEHVDQGLSLTLFFGDNVTTRDINKAQIYAWKKNIKTLYYIRMRQKALEGTQVDGCVSCTL; via the coding sequence ATGGACAATCAATTTCCTAACCAATCACTCAACTACCATGAGTTGAATGCGATGCTCAACCTGCTCAATGAGCATGGTGAAATCCAGTTCGACGCTGATCGGCAAGCTGCCCGACAGTTTTTCTTGCAACACGTCAATCAAAACACCGTTTTCTTTCATAATTTGAACGAAAAGCTCGATTATCTGGTTAACGAAGGTTATTACGACGCCCATGTGTTAGAACAATATAGCCCAGAGTTCATCACGCAAATTTGGGATCAAGCCTATGGCGTTAAATTCCGCTTCCGTACCTTTCTCGGCGCATACAAATTCTTTACCTCCTACGCGCTGAAAACTCGGGATGGGCAACGTTATCTAGAACGCTTCGAAGACCGTGTAGTAATGACCGCATTAACGCTAGCACGAGGTGACGAAACACTCGCCGCGCAGTTGATGTTTGAAATCATTTATCAGCGCTTTCAACCAGCGACACCCACATTTATCAACGCAGGTAAGAAAAGTCGCGGTGAGCTGATTTCGTGTTTTCTATTGCGTATTGAAGACAATATGGAAAGTATTGGGCGTGCAATCAATTCCTCACTCCAATTGTCTCGTCGGGGAGGCGGAGTCGCGTTACTTTTATCTAATTTACGTGAACAAGGTGCGCCAATTAAAGGGATCCTTAACCAGAGTTCTGGGGTTATTCCTGTGATGAAGTTGCTTGAAGATAGCTTCTCTTACGCGAATCAGTTAGGGGCTAGGCAAGGCGCAGGCGCGGTTTATCTGAATGTTCATCATCCCGATATCATGCAATTTCTGGATACGAAAAGAGAGAATGCTGATGAAAAGATCCGTATCAAGACCTTAAGCTTAGGGGTAGTGATTCCTGATATTACCCTTGAATTAGCGAAGCAAAACAAAGATATGTACCTTTTCTCTCCCCACGATGTTGAAAAGGTTTACGGTAAAGCATTTTCTGAAATCAGCATCACTGACCAATATCATGAAATGGTCGATGACCCACGTATTCGAAAAAGCAAAATTAGTGCGCGTGGCTTGTTCCAAACATTGGCCGAAATTCAGTTTGAATCTGGTTATCCTTACATTATGTTCGAGGATACGGTAAATCGTGCTAACCCAATTGAGGGTCGTATTAATATGTCGAATCTCTGTTCAGAGATTCTGCAAGTCAACGATGCCAGTCAGTTTAACGACGACTTAAGCTACGCCCATTTAGGTCGTGATATATCCTGCAACTTAGGCTCAATCAATATTGCTAAAGCAATCGATGGAGGTGATGTTGCCCATACCATTGATGTTTCTGTTCGTGCGCTCAATGCTGTCTCTGAAATGAGCCAAATTGACAGTGTCCCCTCTATTCGACGAGGAAATGATGAAAGTCATGCAATTGGTTTAGGCCAGATGAACTTGCATGGTTTCTTAGCAAGGGAGAGAATTCACTACGATAGCATTGAAGCGATCGATTTTACCCAAGCCTACTTTTCTACCGTGCTGTTCCATTGTTTAGTGACTTCAAATCGTTTGGCGAAGGAGAAACAATCTAGCTTTAGTGGCTTTGATCGCTCAACTTATGCCACGGGAGAGTTCTTTCAAAAGTATCTTGAACAATCTTATCAACCAACCACAGATAAGGTCGCCTCTTTGTTGGATAAATTTGGCCTGACTGTACCTAATCAAGATGACTGGGCAACGCTCAAACAGCAAGTGATGCTGGATGGACTTTACAATCGCAACCTACAAGCGATTCCTCCTACCGGTTCAATCAGTTATATCAACGACGCAACCGCCTCAATTCATCCGGTCACATCCAAGGTAGAAATCCGTAAAGAGGGTAAAATTGGCCGAGTCTACTTCCCTGCTCCCTATCTCGATAATAGCAATCTTGACTACTATCGTGATGCGTACGAGATCGGGCCTAATGCCATTATTGATGTTTATGCCGCGGCAACCGAACATGTCGATCAAGGGCTCTCTTTAACATTGTTCTTCGGCGACAATGTGACCACTCGGGATATAAACAAAGCCCAAATCTACGCGTGGAAGAAGAACATTAAAACGCTCTACTACATTCGAATGCGACAAAAAGCCCTTGAGGGAACACAAGTCGATGGCTGTGTTTCATGCACGCTTTAG
- the nrdI gene encoding class Ib ribonucleoside-diphosphate reductase assembly flavoprotein NrdI, with product MIVYYSSASGNTHRFIKQLALPAIRLPIDPSKPTPRIDQPFVLICPTYADGNGKGAVPKSVIKALNDIRTRSLLAGVIATGNRNFGALFAQSGRVIADKCGVPILYRFELSGTPRDVQAVRQGLSQFWNHHGQSIS from the coding sequence ATGATCGTTTACTACTCCAGCGCTTCAGGCAATACGCATCGCTTTATTAAGCAACTAGCTTTGCCAGCAATTCGGTTACCAATTGACCCGAGCAAACCGACCCCGCGTATTGATCAACCATTTGTATTGATTTGCCCGACGTACGCAGATGGCAATGGAAAAGGCGCTGTTCCGAAATCAGTTATTAAAGCACTTAACGATATTAGAACACGTTCATTGCTCGCTGGGGTGATTGCAACGGGTAATCGAAATTTTGGGGCATTGTTTGCCCAATCAGGCCGAGTCATCGCTGATAAATGCGGTGTACCAATCCTGTATCGATTTGAACTATCCGGCACTCCACGCGACGTACAGGCTGTACGTCAAGGACTCTCACAGTTTTGGAACCATCATGGACAATCAATTTCCTAA
- the nrdH gene encoding glutaredoxin-like protein NrdH: protein MDIIVYSKPQCVQCTATVKALNTKGIPHKVIDLTQDERAMSTVQSMGYKQAPVVVAGTQHWSGFRPDMISQIN, encoded by the coding sequence ATGGACATCATTGTTTATTCAAAACCTCAATGTGTGCAATGTACAGCGACAGTCAAAGCACTCAACACTAAGGGGATCCCACATAAAGTTATCGATCTCACCCAAGATGAGCGTGCGATGAGCACGGTTCAATCGATGGGATATAAGCAAGCGCCTGTCGTGGTTGCTGGAACGCAACATTGGTCAGGCTTTCGCCCTGATATGATCAGCCAAATCAACTGA
- a CDS encoding iron-sulfur cluster assembly accessory protein, producing MNAQKSQAAQISLLDMEWKGVCLTADAAKRVFQLCQEGSYFHVSVRPSGCTGFAYQVQLIESPSHDDIRFVSQDVEFYVALNAMPMLDGTEIDYVRQGLNSSFVYHNPNVKNMCGCGESFGV from the coding sequence ATGAACGCACAAAAATCACAAGCCGCACAGATTTCATTGTTAGATATGGAATGGAAAGGAGTGTGCTTAACTGCGGATGCAGCAAAGAGAGTTTTTCAACTTTGCCAAGAAGGAAGCTACTTCCATGTAAGTGTTAGACCCTCTGGATGCACAGGCTTTGCTTACCAAGTTCAACTGATAGAGTCTCCTAGTCACGACGATATTCGATTTGTCAGTCAAGATGTTGAGTTTTATGTCGCGCTTAACGCTATGCCGATGCTCGACGGCACAGAAATCGATTATGTAAGACAAGGTCTAAACAGTAGTTTTGTTTATCACAATCCAAACGTAAAAAATATGTGTGGTTGTGGTGAAAGTTTTGGAGTCTGA
- the sufB gene encoding Fe-S cluster assembly protein SufB, with product MSAVETQSEVQELLHERGYAEGFYTELSSDTLSVGINEDVVRAISAKRNEPSWMLEFRLNAFRQWQKMTEPHWLKAQYPSLDYQAYSYYSAPSCEKCDGSAENDDGSNEYLTQEVENAFEKLGVPVREGSDIAVDAIFDSVSVTTTYQNELKQHGIIFCSFSEAIQAHPDLVQKYLGTVVPSNDNFFAALNAAVASDGTFVYIPKGVRCPRELSTYFRINQAKTGQFERTILIADEDSYVSYIEGCSAPMRDSYQLHAAVVEVIIHRNAEVKYSTVQNWFSGEGETQGGILNFVTKRAICEGENSKMSWTQSETGSAITWKYPSVILKGDHSVGEFFSVALTNGTQQADTGTKMIHIGKNSRSTIISKGISAGKSENSYRGLVKILPTAHGARNFTQCDSMLIGSECGAHTFPYIEVKNPTAQVEHEATTSRIGEDQLFYCVQRGISEDDAISMIVNGFCKDVFSELPLEFAVEAQKLLSISLEHSVG from the coding sequence ATGTCAGCAGTAGAGACACAATCAGAAGTACAAGAACTACTTCATGAACGCGGCTATGCTGAGGGTTTCTATACTGAGCTTAGCTCAGATACCCTGTCTGTAGGCATCAATGAAGACGTCGTGAGGGCAATATCAGCCAAGCGAAATGAGCCAAGTTGGATGCTTGAGTTTAGACTCAATGCATTTCGTCAGTGGCAAAAGATGACAGAACCACATTGGCTTAAAGCACAATATCCATCACTTGACTATCAGGCATACAGTTACTATTCGGCACCCTCATGTGAAAAATGCGATGGCAGTGCAGAAAACGATGATGGTTCCAATGAATACTTAACCCAAGAAGTTGAAAACGCATTCGAAAAGTTGGGTGTACCCGTTCGAGAAGGCAGCGATATCGCTGTTGACGCAATTTTTGACTCGGTTTCTGTGACCACAACCTATCAAAATGAACTTAAACAACATGGCATTATTTTTTGCTCATTCAGCGAAGCCATTCAAGCGCATCCAGACTTAGTTCAAAAGTATCTCGGGACCGTCGTGCCTAGCAACGACAATTTTTTTGCGGCACTGAATGCTGCGGTCGCTTCGGACGGAACTTTCGTCTATATCCCTAAAGGGGTTCGTTGCCCACGAGAACTCTCAACTTACTTCAGAATCAATCAAGCCAAAACGGGACAGTTTGAACGTACGATATTGATCGCTGATGAAGACTCATATGTCAGCTATATCGAAGGCTGCTCAGCACCGATGCGTGACTCCTATCAACTGCATGCTGCGGTTGTGGAAGTCATTATTCATCGCAATGCGGAGGTAAAATATTCAACCGTTCAGAACTGGTTTTCCGGAGAAGGTGAAACACAAGGTGGCATATTAAACTTTGTTACTAAGCGTGCGATTTGTGAGGGGGAAAACAGCAAAATGTCGTGGACTCAGTCTGAAACGGGCTCTGCCATCACATGGAAATATCCAAGTGTTATCTTAAAAGGTGATCACTCGGTTGGTGAGTTTTTCTCTGTCGCGCTAACAAACGGAACCCAACAAGCGGATACAGGGACGAAGATGATTCATATCGGCAAAAACAGCCGTTCGACCATTATCTCTAAAGGTATCTCCGCGGGTAAAAGTGAAAACAGTTATCGTGGATTAGTCAAAATTCTTCCAACCGCTCATGGAGCGCGCAATTTCACGCAATGTGACTCAATGCTTATTGGCAGTGAATGTGGTGCGCATACCTTTCCTTATATTGAAGTAAAAAATCCAACCGCTCAAGTTGAGCATGAAGCGACGACATCCCGTATCGGAGAAGATCAATTGTTTTACTGCGTGCAACGCGGCATCAGTGAAGATGACGCAATCTCAATGATAGTGAACGGCTTTTGCAAAGATGTGTTTTCGGAGTTGCCGTTAGAGTTTGCTGTCGAAGCGCAAAAGCTTCTTTCAATCAGCCTTGAACATAGCGTGGGGTAA
- the sufC gene encoding Fe-S cluster assembly ATPase SufC produces the protein MLEINDLHVSVEDKPILRGINLSIKPGEVHAIMGPNGSGKSTLSSALAGKEEYQIDQGSIWFKGKDLVELEADERAGEGVFLAFQYPVEIPGVSNKLFLRTALNGIRSYRGENEIDRFEFEDLLEEKATLLQMPVDLLQRSVNEGFSGGEKKRNDILQMAVLSPQLCILDETDSGLDIDALKAVATGVNALRDGQRSFIMVTHYQRILDYIKPDFVHVLYQGKIIKSGDHSLAKELEEKGYGWLTSNE, from the coding sequence ATGCTAGAAATTAATGATTTGCATGTGAGTGTTGAGGATAAACCGATCCTTCGAGGTATCAATTTGTCGATAAAGCCCGGTGAAGTGCACGCAATCATGGGGCCTAATGGTTCGGGTAAGAGTACGCTTTCGTCTGCGCTGGCTGGTAAAGAAGAGTACCAAATCGATCAAGGGTCGATTTGGTTCAAAGGTAAAGACTTGGTTGAGTTGGAAGCCGATGAGCGAGCCGGTGAAGGTGTCTTCTTGGCATTCCAATACCCGGTGGAGATTCCTGGGGTGAGCAACAAGCTGTTCTTAAGAACCGCCTTGAACGGCATTCGCTCATATCGAGGAGAAAATGAGATCGACCGATTCGAGTTTGAAGACTTACTTGAAGAGAAGGCGACACTGTTGCAAATGCCTGTCGATTTATTGCAGCGCTCTGTCAACGAAGGCTTCTCTGGTGGTGAAAAGAAACGGAATGACATTTTACAAATGGCTGTTCTTTCCCCCCAGTTATGCATTCTCGATGAGACGGACTCAGGCTTGGATATTGACGCATTGAAAGCGGTGGCAACTGGTGTCAACGCGCTTAGAGATGGTCAACGTTCATTTATAATGGTGACGCATTACCAGCGCATTCTTGATTACATTAAACCCGATTTTGTTCATGTTTTGTACCAAGGGAAAATTATCAAATCAGGCGATCATTCACTCGCTAAAGAATTAGAGGAAAAGGGTTATGGCTGGCTTACCTCTAATGAATGA
- the sufD gene encoding Fe-S cluster assembly protein SufD translates to MAGLPLMNDAHLNRSLAKMTQESTWQKAQWSRLAEVGLPDSSDEAWRYTPLSSFKQLPLRYAKFQPAENISYESLSLGLDSYRLVFFDGRFSFRCSDWIPHATITPLHCVTDVDSHELRKAIKPDAFVYLTDATASGGVLIEVAANRVIDKPIYLLHINSGNKGDVCSYRHHVDLGTGAQCEIIEHHVSLEQGGGVTLSRLTGLVQNGARFYHTKLIEESGQQHHFGHNDTVLERDAFAQTTTMALSGRLVRHQNSSALRGENGYIEMNSLSLPHAQHTFDNRTYLSHAAAHCISKQLHKIIAKDEATGVFEGMIYVAPVAQQTDGQMDSHNLLLGESATVNTKPQLEIYADDVKCSHGATSGQLNRDQIDYMRARGIPKSLAESMLLKAFASEVAFKLRNPLVKEHVLARIDHLVRGDRDAK, encoded by the coding sequence ATGGCTGGCTTACCTCTAATGAATGACGCACACTTAAACAGAAGCTTGGCAAAGATGACTCAGGAGAGTACATGGCAGAAAGCACAATGGAGTAGGCTCGCGGAAGTAGGGTTGCCAGACTCTAGTGATGAAGCCTGGCGGTATACGCCATTGTCATCGTTTAAGCAGTTACCATTGCGTTATGCCAAGTTCCAACCAGCGGAAAACATCTCATACGAAAGCCTCAGCTTAGGTTTAGACAGTTATCGGTTGGTATTTTTTGATGGGCGATTCTCCTTCCGTTGCTCTGATTGGATACCTCATGCGACGATAACGCCTTTGCATTGCGTCACTGACGTAGACAGCCATGAGTTACGAAAAGCGATCAAACCCGATGCATTTGTTTACTTGACCGATGCTACGGCGAGTGGAGGCGTGTTGATTGAAGTGGCAGCAAACCGCGTGATTGATAAACCCATTTACCTGCTTCATATCAACAGTGGTAACAAAGGTGATGTATGTAGTTACAGACATCATGTCGACCTTGGGACAGGAGCCCAGTGCGAAATTATTGAACACCACGTATCGCTCGAACAAGGAGGTGGGGTGACGCTGTCACGGTTAACTGGTTTGGTTCAAAATGGAGCACGCTTCTACCATACCAAGTTGATTGAAGAGTCAGGTCAACAGCACCATTTTGGACACAATGATACTGTGCTAGAACGAGATGCTTTTGCGCAAACCACTACCATGGCCTTGTCTGGACGATTGGTCCGCCACCAAAATAGCAGCGCACTGCGTGGCGAAAATGGTTATATAGAGATGAACAGCTTATCGTTACCCCATGCGCAACACACCTTTGATAATCGAACCTATTTAAGCCATGCAGCTGCGCATTGTATCAGTAAGCAACTGCATAAAATTATTGCCAAAGATGAGGCAACCGGCGTGTTTGAGGGAATGATTTACGTCGCTCCAGTAGCACAACAAACCGATGGGCAGATGGACAGTCACAATTTGCTACTTGGTGAAAGTGCCACAGTGAATACTAAGCCTCAGTTAGAGATATACGCGGATGATGTTAAATGCAGTCACGGAGCGACCTCTGGACAACTTAATCGTGACCAAATTGACTATATGCGAGCTCGTGGCATTCCGAAGTCGCTTGCTGAGAGTATGCTACTGAAAGCATTTGCAAGTGAGGTCGCATTTAAGTTGCGCAACCCATTGGTAAAAGAACATGTCCTTGCGAGGATAGACCATCTAGTACGAGGTGATCGTGATGCGAAGTAG